One genomic segment of Coffea arabica cultivar ET-39 chromosome 6e, Coffea Arabica ET-39 HiFi, whole genome shotgun sequence includes these proteins:
- the LOC113693913 gene encoding short chain aldehyde dehydrogenase 1 gives MNGCSSNSSNGPTNKRLEGKVAIITGGASGFGESTVRLFVQHGARVIIADVQDDLGHSLCEELSSSGDVTFVHCDVTKDIDVKNLVDLAMSQYGKLDIMYNNAGIPGNLDFTIVDADNENFKRVFDVNVYGAFLGAKYAAKVMIPAKKGVILFTSSLASVSCGESPHSYTVSKHAVVGLTKNLCVELGQYGIRVNCISPCAVATPLLRNAMGLDQKAVEGIICASANLKGVVPTAEDVAEAALYLSSDAAKFVSGLNLVVDGGYSATNQSYMTIIKSLMP, from the exons ATGAACGGTTGCTCCTCTAATTCATCAAATGGCCCAACCAACAAAAG ATTAGAAGGCAAAGTTGCCATTATCACTGGTGGTGCAAGCGGCTTCGGTGAAAGCACCGTGCGACTTTTCGTACAGCACGGGGCAAGAGTAATCATTGCTGACGTTCAGGATGACTTGGGACACTCCCTCTGTGAAGAACTCAGTTCTTCTGGAGATGTTACCTtcgtccattgtgatgttactaaAGACATTGACGTTAAAAATCTGGTTGATCTCGCCATGTCCCAGTATGGCAAGCTGGATATAATGTACAACAATGCCGGGATCCCCGGAAACTTAGATTTCACCATTGTAGATGCAGATAATGAAAACTTCAAAAGGGTTTTCGACGTGAACGTTTACGGTGCATTCTTGGGAGCCAAATATGCTGCAAAGGTTATGATCCCAGCTAAGAAGGGGGTGATCCTCTTTACTTCCAGTCTTGCTTCGGTTTCTTGCGGGGAGTCACCGCATTCTTACACCGTGTCGAAGCACGCAGTCGTGGGGCTTACCAAGAACCTGTGCGTGGAGCTAGGGCAATACGGCATCAGAGTTAATTGCATATCTCCTTGCGCCGTGGCCACTCCATTGCTGAGAAATGCGATGGGGTTGGACCAGAAGGCTGTGGAAGGGATCATTTGTGCGTCGGCCAACTTGAAAGGCGTGGTGCCCACCGCTGAGGACGTTGCCGAGGCAGCGTTGTACCTATCTAGCGATGCGGCCAAGTTTGTAAGTGGATTGAACCTGGTCGTGGATGGAGGTTATAGCGCCACCAATCAATCGTACATGACGATTATAAAAAGTTTGATGCCTTGA
- the LOC113692234 gene encoding small ribosomal subunit protein eS17-like has translation MGRVRTKTVKKSSRQVIERYYSKLTLDFHTNKKVLGEVAIIPSKRLRNKIAGFSTHLMKRIQKGPVRGISLKLQEEERERRMDFVPEESAIKTDRIEVDKETIELLAVMGMNELPGIVLKEEQSPLMVAPPLAYGAGGRGRRY, from the coding sequence ATGGGTCGCGTCCGCACCAAGACAGTGAAGAAGTCCTCCCGCCAAGTCATCGAGCGGTACTACTCCAAGTTGACGCTGGACTTCCATACCAACAAGAAAGTCCTCGGCGAAGTCGCCATCATCCCGTCAAAAAGGCTCCGAAACAAGATCGCCGGGTTCTCCACCCATCTCATGAAACGGATCCAAAAGGGCCCAGTTAGGGGTATTTCGCTCAAGCTTCAAGAGGAGGAGAGAGAGCGCCGCATGGACTTCGTTCCTGAAGAATCCGCGATCAAGACCGACAGGATTGAGGTCGATAAGGAGACCATTGAGTTGCTTGCCGTCATGGGTATGAACGAATTGCCCGGTATTGTCCTCAAGGAGGAGCAGTCTCCTCTCATGGTTGCTCCGCCTTTGGCTTATGGCGCTGGTGGCCGCGGTAGGAGGTACTAG